The following DNA comes from Roseofilum reptotaenium CS-1145.
CCAGTCCCTCAAAGACCGTGCCTTAATTGCTCTAGACTTAGGCGCACTCATTGCTGGAGCCAAATATCGGGGCGAATTTGAAGAACGACTCAAAGCCGTACTCAAAGAAGTTACGGATTATCAAGGTAATGTTATTCTCTTTATTGATGAAATTCATACCGTCGTCGGTGCAGGGGCAACCCAGGGAGCCATGGATGCCGGTAACCTGCTCAAACCCATGTTAGCACGGGGAGAATTGCGCTGTATTGGTGCAACTACGCTTGATGAATACCGCAAGTATGTTGAAAAAGATGCCGCCTTAGAGCGCCGCTTTCAACAGGTGTATGTCGATCAACCCAGTGTTGAAGATACGGTATCCATTTTACGCGGACTCAAGGAACGCTATGAAGTGCATCATGGGGTGAAGATTTCCGATAGTTCCCTAGTGGCAGCCGCTACCTTATCGACTCGGTATATTAGCGATCGCTTCCTTCCCGATAAGGCGATCGATTTAGTCGATGAAGCTGCCGCCCGGTTAAAAATGGAAATCACCTCCAAACCCGAAGAACTTGATGAAATTGACCGCAAAATTTTGCAGCTAGAAATGGAGCGTCTTTCCTTACAAAAAGAAAATGATCTCATTTCCTTAGAACGATTAGAGCGCTTAGAAAAAGATCTCGCTAACCTGAAAGAACAGCAACATGCCCTCAATTCCCAATGGCAATTAGAAAAAGACAGGATTGACAATCTTCAGAACATAAAAGAAGAAATCGATCGCGTCAACGTTGAAATTCAGCAAGCTGAACGTAATTACGACCTCAACCGCGCCGCAGAATTAAAATATGGCAAACTAACGACCCTGCAAAAACAACTCACTGAAGCCGAAACCCATCTTGCTGAATCGCAAACTACGGGCAAATCCCTACTCCGTGAAGAAGTAACTGACTCAGATATTGCTGAAGTCATCTCCAAATGGACCGGCATACCCATTAGTAAACTCGTAGAATCGGAAATGCAAAAACTCCTCAATTTAGAGGATGAACTACACCAACGTGTCGTAGGACAACATGAAGCCGTAACTGCCGTTTCTGATGCTATTCAACGGTCTCGTGCAGGTCTATCTGACCCCAATCGACCGGTTGCCAGTTTTATTTTTCTCGGCCCCACAGGAGTCGGAAAAACTGAACTGGCAAAAGCCCTCGCGGCCTATCTATTCGACACCGAAGAAGCCCTCGTTCGGATTGATATGTCCGAATATATGGAAAAACATGCCGTTTCCCGATTAATTGGCGCACCTCCCGGTTATGTTGGCTATGATGAAGGTGGACAATTAACGGAAGCCATTCGCCGCCGTCCTTACTCCGTCATTCTCTTTGATGAAATTGAAAAAGCCCATGCCGATGTCTTCAACATCATGCTCCAAATCCTTGATGATGGAAGGGTTACAGACTCGCAAGGGCATACCGTAGATTTCAAAAATACGATTATTATCATGACCTCTAATATCGGCTCCCAATACATCTTAGATCTGGCGGGAAATGACGATAATTATGAGGAAATGCAAACTACAGTGATGGAAGCTTTGCGTTCCACATTCCGCCCAGAATTTCTCAATCGCATTGACGAAACGATTATTTTCCACTCGTTGAAAAAAGAGCAACTACGAGAAATTGTGCAACTGCAAACAGTACACTTAGAATCTCGGTTAGCAGAGCGGAAAATCGCCCTAAAATTATCAGATACTGCCCTGGATTTCCTGGCAGCCGTTGGTTACGATCCGGTTTATGGAGCCAGACCCTTAAAACGAGCGATTCAACGGGAGTTAGAAACCAAGATAGCTAAGGGGATTTTACGAGGTGAATTTACCGAAGGTGATACGATCTTTGTGAATGAAGAAAATGAGCGCTTAACGTTGCAAAGCTTGAGTGCAAGTTTAGTCAAAACTTAAATCTAGTCTGGAGATCTAGAAACCCGCTTTTCCCAAAAAACGGGTTTCTGGCGTATCTAAGAACATTGGGCAACGGTTTGATTTTCTTTTAGAGCTATCAAATATTGCTCGAGTAAAAATTCTGGAATTTTAGTCAGAATTTCAGGATCTTG
Coding sequences within:
- the clpB gene encoding ATP-dependent chaperone ClpB, which encodes MQPNNPNQFTEKAWQAIAQTPDIAKSYQHQQLESEHLMKALLEQNGLATNILSKTQVNLPAFREQTEAFLQRQAKVQGGGGSVYLGRSLDTLLDRAQTYQNQYEDSYISIEHLLLAFLQDDRFGKSLCKDFKLDEAKLQQTIRDIRGTHKVTDQNPEGKYEALEKYGRDLTDAARQGKLDPVIGRDDEIRRTIQILSRRTKNNPVLIGEPGVGKTAIAEGLAQRIVAGDVPQSLKDRALIALDLGALIAGAKYRGEFEERLKAVLKEVTDYQGNVILFIDEIHTVVGAGATQGAMDAGNLLKPMLARGELRCIGATTLDEYRKYVEKDAALERRFQQVYVDQPSVEDTVSILRGLKERYEVHHGVKISDSSLVAAATLSTRYISDRFLPDKAIDLVDEAAARLKMEITSKPEELDEIDRKILQLEMERLSLQKENDLISLERLERLEKDLANLKEQQHALNSQWQLEKDRIDNLQNIKEEIDRVNVEIQQAERNYDLNRAAELKYGKLTTLQKQLTEAETHLAESQTTGKSLLREEVTDSDIAEVISKWTGIPISKLVESEMQKLLNLEDELHQRVVGQHEAVTAVSDAIQRSRAGLSDPNRPVASFIFLGPTGVGKTELAKALAAYLFDTEEALVRIDMSEYMEKHAVSRLIGAPPGYVGYDEGGQLTEAIRRRPYSVILFDEIEKAHADVFNIMLQILDDGRVTDSQGHTVDFKNTIIIMTSNIGSQYILDLAGNDDNYEEMQTTVMEALRSTFRPEFLNRIDETIIFHSLKKEQLREIVQLQTVHLESRLAERKIALKLSDTALDFLAAVGYDPVYGARPLKRAIQRELETKIAKGILRGEFTEGDTIFVNEENERLTLQSLSASLVKT